TGGAGCTCCCCTTCCGCCCGGCGCGAATCCTCCACGGCCGCGTCGAGGCGTGAGACGGTTTCCGCCAGCAGGGCGCCCGTCTCCGACCAGGCGCCTTCCGCCGCGGCGAGCGTTTCCTCCGCCAGCCGCTCCGCGACGGAAGCGGCCTCGTACTCCGATGCCGCCTTCCCGACCGCCGCTTCACCCTCCGCGATGCGCTCCGCAAGGCGGGCCAGGTTGCGCTCCCCTTCCTCGATCCGGCGGGAAAGGGCCTCCGCGCCGGACTGCGCGCCGGAGTGCTGGGTCACCCGCACCATCAGGTCGGACGCGGCGCGATCGGCATGCTCCTGGGCGCGCTGGTGCTCCTCGCGCGCATCCGCCAGGGAGGACCGGCGCTCCTCCCAGTGGATCCGGGCGCGCGAAAGCTCCTCCCGCCGGGACGCCGTCTCCTCCCCGGCGCAACGGAGCCGCTCTCCAAGCTCCGCGATCTCGGCCTCGAGCGTCCCGATCTCCCGGCCGGCCTCCTCCGCCGCCTTCCGGAAATGCTCCGCCTGCGCGAGCAGCCCGTTCCATCCCGCTTCCCTGCGGGCGGCGTCCTCCTTCCGCCGCGCGTGCTCCTCCCGCAGGTCGGCCAGGAGGCGCTCCCGCTCCGCCTGCCGCATGCGGGCCTCCTCCCGGGAGGACTCGAGCGTCGACACGGAAGCACGGCATGCGACCAGCGCGTCCTCGAGCGCGGCGAGCTCCTTCCTCGCGGCCTCGAACTCCGACGACATCTTCCGGTGCTTTCCGGCCGCCACCCGGAAGTCGAGCTCCCGGAGCTCGGCGCGAAGCGCCTTGTACCGCTCGGCTTTCCGCACCTGCCGCTCGAGCGAGCCGATCTGCCTGCGCACCTCGTCGAGGATGTCCTTGACGCGGGCGAGGTTCTGGCGGGTGTTCTCCATCTTCCGCTCCGCCTCCTTGCGGCGGACCCGGAACTTGGCGACCCCGGCGGCCTCCTCGATGATGAGCCGCTTTTCTTCGGGACGGGCGTTGACGATCTCGCCTACCTTCCCCTGCCGGATGATGGCGTAGCCGCGCGCGCCGGCCCCCGTGTCGAGAAACAGCTCGGCGATGTCCTTGAGCCGGCACGGCGTCTTGTTGATGGAGAACTCGCTCTCGCCGTCCCGGTAGGTGCGCCGGGTCACGGAGATCTCGGAGAACGACTCGTATCCGGGCGGGGCGATCCCGTCGTCGTTGACGAAGGTGAGCGTGACTTCCGCCATGCCCAGGGGGCCGGCGGCGTCGGAGCCGGCGAAGATGACGTCTTCGAGCGCCTTGCTTCGAAGGTGGGAGGGCGCGTGCTCCCCGAGGACCCATCGGATGGCGTCGACGATGTTGGATTTCCCGCATCCGTTCGGGCCGACGATGGCGGTTATGCCGTCGGAAAAATCGAACGTCGTCTTGTCATAGAACGACTTGAACCCGATCAATTCCAGTTTTTTCAGCTTCATCGGTCCCCGTAGTCCCAGGTGGCCTTTTTTAGGTATACCTCAACATCCTGTGGACATGCGTGCCGTCTGACGCAATATATGGTGTTTCCTCGGGAATGTAAAGAAAAAAACGGCGGCCCCGGAACGGGGCCGCCATCGAGAATAGTTCTTCCTTGATCCCGTCAGTCCCGCTTCCTTCCCTTCCCGGACTCCTGCCGTTTCCGAAGCGCCGCCTGCGCGGCGGCCAGGCGCGCCACGGGGACACTGTAGGGCGAGCAGGACAGGTAATCGAGCCCCGCCCGGTCGAAGAACTCCACCGACTTCGGGTCTCCCGCGTGCTCCCCGCAGACGCCGACCTTCAGGCCGGGGCGCGCGGAGCGCCCTTTCTCCACGGCCATCCGGACGAACTCCCCCACCCCCTCCCGGTCGACGGTGGCGAACACGTCGGCCTCGAGGATGTCCTCGGACCTCCGCGGGTGCGTCACGCCGCAGGAGGCGCAGCGGAGGTCCCGGTCCAGCTTCTCCCCGCAGCGGGGGCACAGTTCCGACCGGGAAAGGTATCTCTGGATGAACTTCCCGGCGTCGTCCCGCGAGAACCCGAACGTCGTCTGGGTGAGGTCGTTCGTCCCGAGGGAGAAGAACTCCGCCTCCCGCGCGATCGCGTCCGCCGTCACCGCGGCGCGGGGCACCTCGATCATCGCCCCCACCGAGTACGGGATCTTCCTCCGGTACCGCTTCATCGTCTCCTCGGCCGCCTGGACGACGATCTCCTTCTGCGCCCGCATCTCGCTGACCATGCTGACCAGCGGGATCATGATCTCCGGCTTCACCCGGACCCCTTCGCGGGCCACTTCGCACGCGGCCTCGAAGATGGCCTGCACCTGCATCCGGGTGATCTCGGGGTGGCAGATGCCCAGCCGGCAGCCGCGCATCCCCAGCATCGGGTTGACTTCGTGGAGCTCCTCGACCCGCTCCAGCACCCGCTTCTTCTCTTCGATCAGGGTGCGGTCCGCCCGCACGAACTCGAGCTTGTTCACCTCGACCAGCAGCTCTTCCCGCTTCGGGAGGAACTCGTTCAGCGGGGGGTCCAGCAGCCGGATCGTCACCGGATACCCCTTCATCTCCCGGTACAGCCCCTTGAAGTCCTCGCGCTGCATGGGAAGGAGCCGGGCCAGCGCCGCGTCCCGGTCCTCCTTCGTCCGGGCGAGGATCATCTCCTGCATGATGGGGATGCGGTCCTCGGCGAAGAACATGTGCTGGGTGCGGCAGAGGCCGATCCCCTCGGCCCCGAAGTCGCGCGCCACGCGCGCGTCGCGCGGGGTGTCCGCGTTCGCGCGGACCCTCAGGCGGCGGACGGCGTCCGCCCACGACAGGAAGATCCCGAACGATCCGGTCATCCGCGGAACGGTCAGCGGCACCTTTCCCAGGATCACCTCGCC
This portion of the Thermodesulfobacteriota bacterium genome encodes:
- the smc gene encoding chromosome segregation protein SMC codes for the protein MKLKKLELIGFKSFYDKTTFDFSDGITAIVGPNGCGKSNIVDAIRWVLGEHAPSHLRSKALEDVIFAGSDAAGPLGMAEVTLTFVNDDGIAPPGYESFSEISVTRRTYRDGESEFSINKTPCRLKDIAELFLDTGAGARGYAIIRQGKVGEIVNARPEEKRLIIEEAAGVAKFRVRRKEAERKMENTRQNLARVKDILDEVRRQIGSLERQVRKAERYKALRAELRELDFRVAAGKHRKMSSEFEAARKELAALEDALVACRASVSTLESSREEARMRQAERERLLADLREEHARRKEDAARREAGWNGLLAQAEHFRKAAEEAGREIGTLEAEIAELGERLRCAGEETASRREELSRARIHWEERRSSLADAREEHQRAQEHADRAASDLMVRVTQHSGAQSGAEALSRRIEEGERNLARLAERIAEGEAAVGKAASEYEAASVAERLAEETLAAAEGAWSETGALLAETVSRLDAAVEDSRRAEGELQSVESRFSTLSRVHEQRDWTSSGVRAVLHHFRHNGGSREGGAEGILGVMGDLIETEAAYEKAVEAVLGERMQSVVVRDQADGLSAIHYLKETREGRSAFVPMGLRIREEAVAHLGEEGVVGPLTSVVQAPPECGELVRGLLGGTLLVRNLETALRLWNRNGVWNSYVTLDGEVVTADGILIGGEQGGTSAVDGEEAPAEAGVLARRREIRELSREIEGLRRERSRRLEEEEAVRRARAELEERLAGMFRAREEAGAAHAAAVRAKAVLGETLSQARAALDGRVQEEAFLRGEQGRMAEELSESLAAARETEQARGAEEERTRALSAELDASR